From one Marinobacter sp. LV10MA510-1 genomic stretch:
- a CDS encoding efflux RND transporter permease subunit has translation MIRWFAGHPTAANLLLILLLAAGLFAAPNLKRETFPDYRPVEVSIDVVYRGASAADVEDAVCRRLYDAVKGVDYLDEIECVAQDNLARATVTMQAAGDSIRFLSDIDTEVNALTDLPARAERPVVRELHRSDLVAAVAVYGDMAPNQLENYALQLEERIMALPGVAQVTLQGLSQRQWQVEVPRAVLAQYGLSAGDLALRLRQQSIDVPLGTLETPDRDILLRFTDQRRSLQELADLVVVSGSGGGELTLGQIATLRETGEQPEAQIYFNNQRAVVLEVSKTLRDDSLNVLEELTVLIDAERQSVDGPLQLTLTQNMTSIVRDRLEMLVSNGIAGLAVLIVVMGLFFRPRLALWAVLGLPVAFMGAFFVMSLTGLSLNMITLVALLMAIGLVMDDVVVIADNIAVQARNGASPLDAVVEGTRQVLPGVVSSFLTTVWVFAPLAFLAGELGAVLEVLPVVLIAALFASLIEALWILPHHLKGSVPSLQAGTQSRFRTAFDRYFGVFQESVGRLADRAVSWRYAVLGGVLLILLGTAGFMAGGHVSTEAMPDLDGDTLEARLLLPQGTPLARTEVAAAQIADAMWHLNDVLTPEQPDESPLVDAIQVRFNYNPSAQESGAHVATVMVDLLSAERRTMTLDELTVAWRKQIGDIPGLSSLIIQEPGFGPAGIPIEVRLQGEDLDELKAAALDASDHLMGYEAVYNIIDDLRPGKPQRTFTLADGALASGLTAEMVASQLRAAFLGEIADTQRIDQRDVDILVRQAERDRSSLDDLADQTILLPDGRQMPLDVVADMHDRRDWAMITRVGGQRTVTVQANVDARQASAQAIVNDMKASWVVGFEQRHPAVEVSFEGQVARSAETGGSIARGLVIGLLGIFVILSFQFRSYAEPLIVMLAIPLAFVGALWGHVLLGWYISMPSMIGAASLAGIVVNDSILLVQFIKENRSKGMSAVVAAGQASRDRLRAILITSTTTIAGLLPLLAETSVQSAAIKPLVISVVFGLLATTVLVLVMIPAVYVLFDDWGWTREEPAKAE, from the coding sequence ATGATCCGCTGGTTTGCAGGCCATCCGACAGCGGCTAACCTGCTGCTGATACTGCTGTTGGCGGCGGGTTTATTTGCGGCACCAAACTTGAAGCGCGAAACCTTTCCTGATTATCGTCCTGTTGAGGTCAGTATCGATGTCGTCTATCGCGGCGCCAGTGCCGCTGATGTGGAGGATGCGGTCTGTCGCCGTTTGTACGATGCCGTTAAGGGCGTTGATTACCTTGACGAAATAGAGTGTGTTGCGCAGGACAATCTGGCCCGCGCTACGGTCACCATGCAGGCTGCCGGCGACTCCATCCGCTTTCTGAGCGATATCGACACCGAGGTCAACGCGCTTACCGACCTGCCGGCGCGGGCTGAAAGACCAGTGGTGCGGGAGCTGCACCGCAGTGATCTGGTGGCGGCCGTTGCAGTCTATGGCGACATGGCACCGAACCAGCTTGAAAACTACGCGTTGCAACTGGAAGAACGCATCATGGCGCTGCCGGGCGTGGCCCAGGTAACTCTGCAGGGGCTTTCCCAGCGCCAGTGGCAGGTCGAGGTACCGCGGGCTGTGCTGGCCCAGTATGGATTGTCCGCCGGCGATCTGGCGTTGCGGCTCAGACAGCAGAGCATCGATGTGCCGCTGGGTACCCTGGAAACTCCGGATCGCGATATTTTGCTGCGTTTTACCGACCAGCGGCGCAGCCTGCAGGAGCTTGCGGATCTGGTGGTGGTTTCGGGCAGCGGCGGAGGCGAGCTTACCCTCGGCCAGATCGCAACGCTGCGGGAAACCGGCGAGCAACCCGAGGCGCAGATCTATTTCAATAACCAGCGCGCGGTAGTGCTGGAAGTTAGCAAGACGCTTCGTGATGACTCGTTGAATGTGCTGGAGGAGCTGACAGTATTAATAGACGCTGAGCGCCAGAGTGTCGACGGGCCACTGCAGCTGACTCTGACGCAGAATATGACCAGCATCGTCCGCGATCGGTTGGAAATGCTGGTAAGCAACGGCATAGCAGGGCTGGCGGTGCTGATCGTGGTAATGGGCCTGTTCTTTCGCCCGCGTCTCGCGCTTTGGGCCGTGCTCGGCTTACCCGTTGCGTTTATGGGCGCCTTTTTTGTGATGAGCCTGACTGGCCTGTCGTTGAATATGATCACCCTGGTGGCACTGTTGATGGCGATCGGTCTCGTCATGGACGATGTGGTTGTGATAGCCGATAACATCGCCGTCCAGGCCCGGAACGGCGCATCGCCCTTAGACGCCGTAGTAGAGGGCACTCGACAGGTGTTGCCGGGAGTTGTTTCGTCTTTCCTAACAACCGTGTGGGTGTTTGCTCCGCTGGCGTTTCTTGCCGGCGAGTTGGGTGCCGTGCTTGAAGTGTTGCCGGTGGTGTTGATTGCAGCCTTGTTCGCGAGCCTTATAGAAGCACTCTGGATCCTGCCGCATCACCTCAAGGGCAGTGTTCCGTCGTTGCAGGCAGGCACCCAATCCCGTTTTCGCACAGCTTTTGACCGGTATTTTGGCGTGTTTCAGGAAAGCGTTGGCAGGCTCGCAGACAGGGCAGTGAGTTGGCGTTATGCCGTGTTAGGAGGAGTGTTGCTGATATTGCTGGGCACGGCGGGCTTTATGGCAGGTGGCCATGTCAGCACAGAAGCCATGCCCGATCTCGACGGCGATACGTTAGAGGCCCGGCTTCTGCTGCCCCAAGGAACTCCGCTGGCGCGCACAGAGGTGGCCGCGGCGCAGATTGCAGACGCTATGTGGCATCTCAATGATGTTCTTACGCCGGAACAGCCCGATGAGTCCCCCTTGGTCGACGCCATTCAGGTACGCTTCAATTACAACCCCAGTGCACAGGAGTCGGGCGCCCACGTCGCAACGGTAATGGTCGATCTGTTGAGTGCCGAGCGCCGGACCATGACCCTAGATGAGTTGACGGTTGCCTGGCGCAAACAGATAGGTGATATCCCGGGGCTTTCAAGTCTGATTATTCAGGAACCGGGCTTCGGCCCGGCGGGCATACCTATCGAAGTGCGTCTGCAGGGGGAGGATCTGGACGAACTGAAAGCGGCGGCGCTTGATGCGAGCGATCATCTTATGGGTTATGAGGCGGTATATAACATCATCGACGATCTGCGCCCCGGTAAACCGCAGCGAACCTTCACACTGGCAGACGGCGCCCTGGCATCCGGATTAACGGCGGAAATGGTCGCATCCCAGTTGCGTGCGGCCTTTCTTGGGGAGATTGCTGATACGCAGCGCATAGACCAGCGCGATGTGGACATCCTGGTGCGCCAGGCTGAACGCGACAGGTCCAGCCTGGACGATCTTGCCGACCAGACCATTCTGCTGCCCGATGGGCGTCAGATGCCGTTGGACGTTGTGGCAGACATGCACGACCGGCGCGACTGGGCCATGATCACCCGCGTTGGCGGCCAGCGCACCGTCACGGTTCAGGCTAATGTGGATGCGCGGCAGGCCAGCGCGCAAGCCATTGTTAACGATATGAAAGCCAGTTGGGTGGTGGGGTTTGAGCAGCGCCACCCGGCTGTCGAGGTCAGCTTTGAAGGCCAGGTGGCCCGCTCGGCAGAAACCGGCGGCTCGATCGCGCGCGGGCTGGTGATTGGTCTGTTGGGGATATTTGTGATCCTGTCCTTCCAGTTTCGTAGTTATGCGGAGCCGTTAATCGTCATGCTGGCAATTCCATTGGCCTTTGTCGGCGCGCTTTGGGGGCATGTTCTGCTGGGCTGGTACATTTCCATGCCATCAATGATCGGTGCCGCGTCTCTGGCGGGCATTGTGGTGAACGATTCCATCCTGCTGGTTCAGTTCATCAAGGAAAATCGCAGCAAGGGCATGAGCGCAGTCGTAGCTGCAGGGCAGGCCAGTCGCGACAGGCTTCGCGCCATCCTCATTACCTCTACCACGACTATCGCCGGATTGTTGCCCCTGCTGGCAGAAACCAGCGTGCAGTCAGCGGCCATCAAGCCTCTGGTGATTTCCGTCGTGTTCGGCTTGTTGGCCACGACCGTGCTGGTGCTGGTGATGATTCCGGCGGTATACGTATTGTTTGATGACTGGGGCTGGACTCGAGAGGAGCCTGCCAAGGCCGAATAG
- a CDS encoding efflux RND transporter periplasmic adaptor subunit gives MALRQFSNRKVLALVGLVGGILLVALLIFLRERPAHSEVNSRPLHMTVIEVQSMPFVLTARGLGITRPVQTWQAVANVAGRVVQRHPQLNSGTLLPAGTLLLTLDPGRYQLAIAETEAELASLAAEQAQLEAEASNTRHLLQLENERLQLSEGELNRIERLLETGAVSRSRLDEQRRTTLAQRQLVQSLDNQLSLLPSEQQYLDAQIQRSRTRLEQGRQDLEDTRFIAPYDLRVRTVDVEEHQYAALGQPLFLADRVEQAEVEAQVPLTMLRRLMTAVSIPVDSQPVALDITERFDFAAIRSEVELTGFPAVRWPASVSRVTSGLDPGTRSGRVVVTVDQPYSLASVPERPAFQRDMHVQVRFAADSPQSLLAVPSSAVHQGEVYLLGEDSLLQRRPVTVAFEQNGLAVIEDGLVAGELLITDDPVPAVTGMKVAPHRDPDFEEHLKQLALGAEQ, from the coding sequence ATGGCTCTGCGGCAGTTCAGTAATAGAAAGGTGTTGGCGTTAGTCGGCCTGGTGGGCGGCATACTACTTGTTGCGCTTCTCATTTTTTTGCGCGAAAGGCCGGCCCACAGTGAAGTAAATTCCCGACCTCTGCACATGACGGTGATTGAAGTGCAGTCAATGCCGTTTGTTCTGACGGCGCGGGGTTTAGGCATTACTCGTCCGGTACAAACCTGGCAGGCTGTGGCAAACGTCGCCGGGCGCGTTGTTCAGCGTCACCCGCAACTCAACAGTGGTACGTTACTGCCGGCAGGCACATTGCTGCTGACGCTGGACCCGGGGCGTTACCAGTTGGCGATTGCAGAGACAGAAGCCGAGCTGGCCTCCCTGGCAGCCGAGCAGGCTCAGCTTGAAGCAGAAGCATCGAACACCCGCCACCTGTTACAGCTGGAAAATGAACGGCTGCAGTTGTCCGAAGGCGAGCTCAACCGCATCGAGAGGCTCCTCGAAACCGGTGCCGTGTCCCGGTCGCGACTTGATGAGCAGCGCCGTACCACCCTGGCGCAGCGCCAGCTTGTACAGTCGCTGGATAACCAGCTCTCGCTGTTGCCGTCGGAGCAGCAGTATCTTGATGCACAGATTCAACGCTCCAGGACGCGCCTGGAGCAGGGTCGCCAGGATCTTGAGGACACCCGTTTTATCGCTCCATACGATCTTCGCGTTCGCACTGTCGACGTGGAAGAGCATCAGTACGCCGCTCTCGGGCAACCTCTGTTTCTTGCCGACCGTGTTGAACAGGCTGAAGTTGAAGCGCAGGTGCCACTGACCATGTTACGCAGGCTCATGACAGCCGTGTCGATACCGGTTGATTCGCAGCCAGTCGCACTGGATATCACCGAACGGTTTGATTTTGCGGCTATACGCAGCGAGGTAGAGCTGACAGGTTTCCCGGCTGTGCGCTGGCCGGCAAGCGTTAGCAGGGTGACCAGTGGTCTGGATCCCGGCACACGCAGTGGGCGGGTGGTCGTTACGGTGGATCAGCCCTACAGTCTTGCAAGCGTGCCTGAGCGCCCAGCGTTTCAGCGTGATATGCACGTGCAGGTCAGGTTTGCCGCCGACAGCCCTCAGTCTTTGCTGGCGGTGCCTTCTTCGGCGGTGCATCAGGGCGAGGTTTACCTGCTGGGGGAGGATAGCCTTCTGCAACGGCGCCCGGTGACGGTAGCTTTCGAACAGAACGGCCTGGCGGTGATTGAAGATGGGTTGGTGGCCGGCGAACTGCTGATAACGGATGATCCTGTGCCGGCCGTCACAGGTATGAAAGTTGCGCCACATCGTGACCCGGATTTTGAAGAACACCTGAAACAACTTGCGCTGGGTGCTGAGCAATGA